Proteins found in one Cryptococcus neoformans var. grubii H99 chromosome 14, complete sequence genomic segment:
- a CDS encoding TRIAD3, E3 ubiquitin-protein ligase RNF216, which yields MRPPAASHRDTPHTASSTKQKLRNPGNSNESDSDASIQALEDPPNLVRGRKNAPIIIDGSDSEQDAARPAKRLRIENAHSPIPESIPQPPSARQALPSHRNASSHAQAHRMPGSPSATGPSKLPSVERNAQPVTSPSKSRLAHQPEQPFAGPSRSYASTTVLSRTSIRRTKSDGKVHESPVKTPRDKRAKRAGSRAPVLSEIVPSAPIPWFSSGPSQYGAPASSPPPLGLPPVEYLDDEEEFLAPPNQIPAPTSSPAAPVVLPPSDPAHPDVILQKVLEILPDLEPEWASVEIANYLASGHTDRLAEVIVDRALEVEGGYPKLIEKAKEKNKEEEPEDGYKLNTYRHAQRSGPQYYALATQYLEAEFPLMPTTYIRSTFVKTCGSFFTPAYYRLFADSQLNPKPYIELQKARKSKGIALISGVGLAGDGGEMEFERELAWLEERLAKEKAEKEEADRKAKDS from the exons ATGCGTCCGCCGGCTGCCTCGCATCGTGACACCCCTCATACAGCCAGTTCCACTAAACAGAAGCTGAGGAATCCCGGCAACAGCAATGAGTCGGACTCGGACGCTTCAATCCAAGCACTCGAAGACCCACCAAACCTTGTGCGCGGAAGAAAGAATGCTCCTATAATCATAGACGGCTCGGATAGCGAACAAGATGCCGCTCGGCCAGcgaagagattgagaatTGAAAACGCTCACTCGCCCATCCCAGAATCAATCCCTCAACCACCGTCTGCGAGACAAGCGCTGCCGTCGCATCGCAATGCCTCTTCACACGCTCAGGCGCACAGAATGCCCGGATCTCCTTCAGCTACTGGTCCATCTAAACTGCCTTCAGTTGAACGGAATGCACAACCCGTCACTAGTCCGTCTAAGAGTCGTTTAGCTCACCAACCTGAACAACCATTTGCTGGTCCCTCCCGGTCGTATGCATCAACAACAGTTTTGAGCCGTACTTCAATTCGCAGAACAAAGAGCGACGGGAAGGTTCATGAGAGCCCTGTCAAAACCCCCCGCGATAAACGGGCTAAACGGGCTGGCTCTCGTGCTCCAGTACTATCTGAAATTGTACCGTCCGCACCCATCCCTTGGTTTTCCTCGGGCCCAAGCCAGTATGGGGCACCGGCTAgttcccctcctcctcttggACTACCTCCTGTAGAGTATCtagacgacgaagaagaatttCTGGCTCCACCGAATCAGATTCCTGCCCCCACTTCATCTCCTGCTGCTCCGGTTGTGTTACCACCATCAGACCCAGCACACCCCGATGTCATCCTTCAAAAAGTGCTCGAAATCCTTCCAGACCTCGAGCCGGAATGGGCTTCAGTGGAGATTGCCAACTACCTCGCTTCAGGGCATACCGACAGGCTTGCAGAGGTCATTGTTGATCGTGCTTTAGAGGTAGAGGGAGGATATCCGAAATTGATtgaaaaggcaaaagagaagaacaaggaagaagagccgGAAGATGGGTACAAGTTGAATACATATAGGCACGCTCAGCGAAGTGGACCCCAGTACTATGCTTTGGCTACCCAGTACCTTGAAGCCGAATTTCCTCTAATGCCCACTACATA taTCCGTTCGACATTTGTCAAAACTTGTGGGAGCTTTTTCACACCAGCCTATTATCGCCTATTTGCAGACAGCCAATTGAATCCTAAACCCTATATTGAGCTTCAAAAGGCTCGAAAGTCAAAAGGAATTGCCCTAATATCAGGCGTCGGTCTCGCgggtgatggaggagaaatgGAATTTGAGAGAGAATTGGCATGGCTGGAGGAAAGACTTG CCAAAGAAAAggcagaaaaggaagaagcagacAGAAAAGCGAAAGATTCATGA
- a CDS encoding TRIAD3, E3 ubiquitin-protein ligase RNF216, translating into MRNAETKLGEQQITITCMDLSGCKAPFPESELGRALSEKTLDLYYRLKQAKELELAAIEGLESCPSCPYSAIIENPDEKLFRCMNEICGQVTCRKCRRKEHIPKTCEEMDKERNLDHRHRVEDAMSAALIRNCPKCTKPFIKDSGCNKIVCTTCRTMSCYICRKIIKGYEHFDRQPSNYKAAPDKGKCRLWDSDANPDEEVIRAARDAAAAEVVAAAAADGAHVNAEELNVDLPEARPGHIAIGNRQLDMPANIPEANRLAALLPNEVDIQPILQLYARLRQLRQERADRADQIPAVQHHANIDLYFYNRRIRQHEENIARMINAALAGARPGTPPLPLAAIVPPAGPEARPAVPVIPARAAIDPAARIIAPLAAQGARKGGGRR; encoded by the exons ATGAGGAATGCAGAGACGAAACTCGGCGAGCAACAAATC ACTATTACCTGCATGGATCTTTCCGGCTGTAAAGCTCCTTTCCCCGAATCCGAACTTGGCCGCGCCCTTTCCGAGAAAACTCTCGACTTGTACTACCGCCTCAAACAAGCTAAAGAACTAGAGCTTGCCGCAATCGAAGGTCTCGAAAGCTGTCCGAGCTGCCCTTACTCTGCTATCATTGAGAATCCGGATGAGAAGCTGTTTAGGTGTATGAACGAGATTTGCGGCCAAGTCACTTGTAGGAAATGCAGGAGAAAAGAGCATATCCCCAAGACTTGTGAAG AAATGGACAAGGAACGAAATCTTGACCATCGGCATAGAGTAGAAGATGCCATGTCTGCAGCTCTTATCCGCAATTGCCCCAAATGTACAAAGCCATTTATCAAAGATTCAGG ATGTAACAAAATCGTTTGCACGACTTGCAGGACCATGTCATGTTACATCTGCCGTAAAATCATTAAAGG CTATGAACATTTTGATCGGCAACCTTCTAATTATAAAGCGGCTCCGGATAAAGGAAAATGTCGTCTCTGGGATTCTGATGCCAACCCAGATGAGGAAGTT ATCAGGGCAGCGAGAGATGCCGCGGCAGCAGAAGTCGTGgccgcagcagcagccGATGGCGCTCATGTCAATGCAGAAGAACTCAATGTTGACCTGCCTGAAGCTCGCCCCGGCCATATTGCCATTGGGAACCGCCAGTTAGACATGCCGGCCAATATACCCG AAGCAAATCGTTTGGCTGCGCTCTTACCTAATGAAGTCGATATCCAACCTATACTGCAGCTTTACGCAAGACTGAGACAGTTACGCCAGGAGCGGGCGGACCGAGCCGACCAAATCCCTGCCGTTCAACATCATGCTAACATTGATTTATACTTCTATAATAGACGTATCAGGCAACACGAGGAAAACATCGCCAGGATGATCAACGCTGCCTTGGCTGGTGCTCGTCCTGGTACGC CACCATTGCCACTAGCAGCTATAGTACCACCCGCAGGCCCCGAGGCCAGGCCGGCTGTTCCAGTTATACCAGCAAGAGCTGCAATCGATCCAGCTGCAAGAATTATCGCACCTTTGGCGGCGCAAGGGGCAAGGAAAGGTGGAGGTAGAAGATGA
- a CDS encoding proteasome subunit alpha type-5, whose translation MFMTRSEYDRGVNTFSPEGRLFQVEYAMEAIKLGSTTVGITTPHGTVLAVEKRVPSPLLESSSIEKIMEIDSHIGCAMSGLTADARTMVEHARVTSQMHAFTYDEPIGVESCTQAVCDLALRFGESVEDDDALMSRPFGVALLIAGIDEKGPQLYHTDPSGTFVRYEAKAIGSGSEAAQQGLQDAYHKQMTLAEAQSLALKVLKQVMEEKLDESNVQLAQVTKEKGFEILGEQALKGVIETLA comes from the exons ATGTTTATGACAAG GTCAGAGTACGACCGGGGTGTCAACACTTTCTCCCCAGAA GGTCGATTATTCCAAG TCGAGTATGCTATGGAAGCGATCAAG CTTGGTTCCACAACAGTTGGTATCACCACCCCCCACGGCACAGTGCTTGCCGTTGAGAAACGTGTCCCTTCCCCCCTTCTCGAATCGTCCTCCATCGAAAAAATCATGGAAATCGACTCTCACATCGGTTGTGCCATGTCAGGTCTCACAGCCGATGCCCGAACAATGGTCGAGCACGCCCGAGTCACAAGTCAGATGCACGCGTTCACCTACGACGAGCCCATTGGTGTGGAGAGTTGTACCCAGGCGGTCTGTGATTTGGCACTGAGGTTTGGTGAAAGTGTGGAGGACGACGATGCGTTGATG TCTCGACCGTTTGGTGTTGCGCTTCTTATTGCCGGTATAGATGAGAAGGGTCCTCAACT CTATCACACCGACCCATCTGGTACATTCGTCCGCTATGAAGCAAAAGCTATTGGCTCCGGTTCCGAGGCCGCTCAACAAGGTCTCCAAGATGCTTATCACAAGCAAATGACCCTCGCCGAAGCGCAATCTTTGGCGTTGAAGGTGCTCAAGCAGGTCATGGAGGAGAAGCTCGACGAGAGCAATGTTCAACTTGCGCAAGTcacaaaggaaaagggattTGAGATTCTAGGAGAGCAAGCGTTGAAGGGCGTCATTGAGACTCTTGCTTAG
- a CDS encoding meiotic recombination protein SPO11, variant 2: MLPDSPLQSPNRQSSVMRMACIMRVASILYEAILDRNVITLRDVYYRDKQLFERQRVVDKIVDDLVATAGLKRRDFYVCASAKGLIASSSLVIRYRTGDEIVLSATRANLIDPAEKIDVIEAPNGLDWVLIVEKDAIFQSLCGAGILQNERIGHGVLVTGKGFPDLATRQILRLIADAFPCVKMYALVDADPHGLKILSTYMYGSKANAYSTDYEDLPLRDRVQWLGLRASDWSYLHINYDDLIPLEQSDIQMAMSMLRDHQVLPVDWKRELSHMLHLHRKAEIEIIIASSRSNGHFGSNGGGDGEGEGQPLPGVERLINYIVKNMGF; this comes from the exons ATGCTGCCTGATAGCCCTTTGCAAAGTCCCAACCGGCAAAGCTCTGTAATGAGAATGG CCTGCATTATGCGTGTTGCTTCAATTTTGTATGAGGCAATATTGGATAGAAATGTCATTACGTTGAG AGATGTGTATTATCGCGACAAGCAACTGTTTGAGCGCCAGCGGGTTGTAGACAAG ATAGTTGACGACCTGGTGGCCACGGCGGggctgaagaggagggacTTCTACGTC TGCGCTTCGGCAAAGGGTCTTATCGCCTCATCTTCGCTCGTCATTCGTTATCGTACAGGAGACGAAATAGTTCTCTCGGCAACCCGGGCTAACCTCATCGATCCTGCAGAGAAGATTGACGTTATTGAGGCCCCAAATGGGCTTGATTGGGTGCTTATTGTTGAAAAAGAT GCAATTTTTCAGAGTCTTTGCGGTGCTGGCATTCTTCAAAATGAGAGGATTGGCCATGGTGTTCTCGTCACT GGCAAAGGCTTTCCGGACCTTGCCACACGCCAGATATTGCGCCTAATTGCTGATGCCTTTCCATG TGTAAAGATGTACGCTTTGGTTGATGCCGATCCCCATGGACTCAAAATACTCTCAACGTACATGTATGGGTCCAAAGCGAACGCATACTCTACTGATTACGAAGATCTACCCCTGAGGGATAGAGTGCAGTGGCTGGGACTGAGGGCGTCCGACTGGAGCTA TCTCCACATCAATTACGACGATCTCATACCTCTAGAGCAATCGGATATCCAAATG GCTATGAGCATGCTCAGAGATCATCAGGTACTGCCTGTTGACTGGAA ACGGGAACTGAGCCATATgctgcatcttcatcgtaAAGCTGAAATTGAGATTATAATTGCTTCATCTCGGTCCAACGGCCATTTTGGCAGTAACGGTGGCggtgatggagaaggagaagggcaGCCCCTCCCCGGCGTTGAAAGGTTGATCAATTACATCGTCAAGAACATGGGATTTTGA
- a CDS encoding meiotic recombination protein SPO11, with protein sequence MPSLIQSSPTHQSFSALLSPSYSDSPAYHVDKENKDVLFMEDENSGHKIDRSGYIEDSGPKRIQEDGNSSDDDDLIWALANDLNSDASTHDIEDRNEEAQEALFEQLIRRTEAMRNSATHTASLQAQSEISDSDDNDFAIDEPYSESLIEDGIQTSDEGRENALKFLQSIVLSFLEQISTSLGTIISHETSQIHRKELKGLKRRRIYATMAEEKQETDGCLETGKIGVTISLKNRKSGFYQAVMLPDSPLQSPNRQSSVMRMACIMRVASILYEAILDRNVITLRDVYYRDKQLFERQRVVDKIVDDLVATAGLKRRDFYVCASAKGLIASSSLVIRYRTGDEIVLSATRANLIDPAEKIDVIEAPNGLDWVLIVEKDAIFQSLCGAGILQNERIGHGVLVTGKGFPDLATRQILRLIADAFPCVKMYALVDADPHGLKILSTYMYGSKANAYSTDYEDLPLRDRVQWLGLRASDWSYLHINYDDLIPLEQSDIQMAMSMLRDHQVLPVDWKRELSHMLHLHRKAEIEIIIASSRSNGHFGSNGGGDGEGEGQPLPGVERLINYIVKNMGF encoded by the exons ATGCCTTCCTTAATTCAAAGCTCCCCAACTCATCAGTCATTTtcagctcttctttctccttcctaCTCTGACTCACCTGCTTACCATGTGGACAAAGAAAACAAAGATGTTCTGTtcatggaagatgaaaacTCAGGTCATAAAATAGATCGAAGTGGTTACATCGAAGACAGCGGCCCAAAAAGGATTCAGGAAGATGGCAATTctagtgatgatgatgacctCATCTGGGCCTTAGCAAACGATCTTAATAGCGATGCTTCGACTCATGACATCGAAGACCGCAATGAAGAAGCACAAGAAGCTCTATTTGAGCAATTGATACGTCGGACAGAAGCGATGCGTAATTCAGCAACACATACAGCATCATTACAGGCGCAATCCGAAATCAGCGACTCTGACGACAATGACTTTGCGATAGATGAGCCTTATTCTGAAAGTCTGATAGAGGACGGAATCCAAACTTCTGATGAGGGAAG GGAAAATGCTCTAAAATTTCTCCAATCCATAGTATTGTCTTTTCTCGAACAAATTTCGACCTCATTGGGAACAATTATCTCGCATGAAACCTCGCAGATTCACAGAAAAGAGCTAAAAGGGCTCAAAAGACGAAGGATTTACGCCACCATGGCCGAGGAAAAACAAGAGACGGACGGGTGTTTAGAGACAGGAAAAATTGGAGTGACAATATCGCTAAAAAACAGGAAATCTGG CTTCTATCAAGCTGTAATGCTGCCTGATAGCCCTTTGCAAAGTCCCAACCGGCAAAGCTCTGTAATGAGAATGG CCTGCATTATGCGTGTTGCTTCAATTTTGTATGAGGCAATATTGGATAGAAATGTCATTACGTTGAG AGATGTGTATTATCGCGACAAGCAACTGTTTGAGCGCCAGCGGGTTGTAGACAAG ATAGTTGACGACCTGGTGGCCACGGCGGggctgaagaggagggacTTCTACGTC TGCGCTTCGGCAAAGGGTCTTATCGCCTCATCTTCGCTCGTCATTCGTTATCGTACAGGAGACGAAATAGTTCTCTCGGCAACCCGGGCTAACCTCATCGATCCTGCAGAGAAGATTGACGTTATTGAGGCCCCAAATGGGCTTGATTGGGTGCTTATTGTTGAAAAAGAT GCAATTTTTCAGAGTCTTTGCGGTGCTGGCATTCTTCAAAATGAGAGGATTGGCCATGGTGTTCTCGTCACT GGCAAAGGCTTTCCGGACCTTGCCACACGCCAGATATTGCGCCTAATTGCTGATGCCTTTCCATG TGTAAAGATGTACGCTTTGGTTGATGCCGATCCCCATGGACTCAAAATACTCTCAACGTACATGTATGGGTCCAAAGCGAACGCATACTCTACTGATTACGAAGATCTACCCCTGAGGGATAGAGTGCAGTGGCTGGGACTGAGGGCGTCCGACTGGAGCTA TCTCCACATCAATTACGACGATCTCATACCTCTAGAGCAATCGGATATCCAAATG GCTATGAGCATGCTCAGAGATCATCAGGTACTGCCTGTTGACTGGAA ACGGGAACTGAGCCATATgctgcatcttcatcgtaAAGCTGAAATTGAGATTATAATTGCTTCATCTCGGTCCAACGGCCATTTTGGCAGTAACGGTGGCggtgatggagaaggagaagggcaGCCCCTCCCCGGCGTTGAAAGGTTGATCAATTACATCGTCAAGAACATGGGATTTTGA
- a CDS encoding nucleolar complex protein 2, whose protein sequence is MGKSTKAFKKFASSGKLKDTIQKRRQHQQAKRKSDDRKTQRSKQRGAAHNSDDESEGEGSEEEDEEDEREVKRIGKPNAGGKAGGVAKTVEELFGSGGLDVEGDEESELEELGSEDEDEEDDEEDEGEEDLLDEEAMKKAMKDLAKNDPEFFKYLKENDEDLLDFGQSSKANKGKGKQDESEEDDEDAEMESDEELLEEDEEEDEAERKRITVTLKMLRQWQEGMLRQHSIRSLRKTLIAFRAAAHMNEEDGDQGSGLDTKYIIDSAQVFNKIVVTALKFTPVVISHHFPYKTLPNGKVKLQPPKKTNQTLNRLILSHFSTLLHLIKSLPTTPSSVASRKDEGASGLLLTAVGESTKLIPWVLSARKHLRAYLKVLLDLWSSAGDDVRIASFLAVRKLFVAGDDAVKDLCLRNIYRSLLPPLRNTTPHTLPSLNLMKNTASELYQLAPSLSYQHAFGFIRMLAVHLRNVVRSSTTGKAGDNQQAFKTVYNWQYVHCIDFWSQVLAGAASVENQKANAGLESPLKPLVYPLVQIALGAVRLLPSSRYFPLRFHILHSLLRIISRTGTYIPLAPFLLEILDSTEFRRANPKKGTIKPLDFEYIIRAPAAYPKTRVFQEGLGEELVFLLGEYHAAVSTQVAFPEMVLPVILTIKKHIKKGSAGSPKVVSSLKALVEKLEATRTFIENKRRNVSFAPRDRAEVDRFLEGQGPEVTPIGNWMRLQRKIREQKRSEVEKALREEQDEDEDSE, encoded by the exons ATGGGCAAGTCTACGAAAGCTTTTAAGAAGTTTGCTTCCTCGGGCAAACTCAAGGATACTATCCAAAAACGTCGCCAACATCAGCAAGCTAAGCGCAAGTCTGACGACCGCAAAACCCAACGCTCTAAGCAGCGAGGTGCTGCCCACAATTCGGACGACGAGTCTGAAGGTGAAGGTtccgaagaggaggacgaagaggatgagagagaagtCAAGAGAATTGGTAAGCCTAATGCTGGAGGGAAGGCTGGGGGTGTCGCCAAGACTGTTGAAGAGCTGTTCGGCTCCGGCGGACTTGACGTTGAGGGCGATGAAGAAtcagagctggaagagttggggtcagaggacgaggatgaggaagacgacgaagaagacgagggagaagaagaccttctggacgaagaggcaatgaagaaggccaTGAAGGATTTGGCGAAGAACGATCCTGAATTCTTCAAATATCTTAAAGAAAACGACGAAGATCTGCTTGATTTTGGCCAGTCAAGCAAAGCAaacaagggaaaaggaaagcaagatgagagtgaggaagatgacgaggatgcggagatggaaagcGATGAGGAGCTActtgaagaggacgaggaggaagatgaagccgaaaggaagaggatcaCGGTGACTTTGAAGATGCTTCGACAATGGCAAGAAGGCATGCTCAGA CAACACTCGATTAGATCACTTCGCAAAACTTTGATCGCCTTTAGAGCAGCAGCCCACATGAACGAAGAGGACGGTGATCAAGGAAGCGGTTTGGACACGAAATACATTATTGACAGTGCTCAAG TCTTCAACAAAATTGTTGTTACTGCCCTCAAATTCACTCCTGTCGTCATCTCTCATCACTTCCCGTACAAGACTCTGCCTAACGGCAAAGTCAAGCTCCAGCCCCCAAAGAAAACCAACCAAACCCTCAACCGACTTATCCTTTCTCACTTCTCTACTCTGCTGCACCTCATCAAGTCACTCCCCACGACCCCGTCTAGCGTTGCTTCCAGGAAGGACGAAGGTGCCAGTGGATTGCTGTTGACGGCTGTCGGCGAGAGTACAAAGTTAATTCCCTGGGTCCTTAGTGCCAGAAAACATTTGAGGGCATACCTCAAGGTACTCTTGGATCTCTGGAGCTCGGCTGGCGATGATGTTAGAatcgcttccttcttggcggTAAGGAAGTTGTTCGTCGCCGGAGATGATGCGGTCAAGGATCTCTGTTTACGA AATATCTACCGATcgctccttcctcctctccgtAATACCACTCCGCATacccttccatctctcaacCTCATGAAGAACACTGCTTCTGAGCTTTATCAACTCGCCCCCTCTCTTTCTTACCAGCATGCCTTCGGCTTTATCCGTATGCTTGCTGTGCATTTGCGTAATGTTGTGCGGTCAAGTACCACCGGCAAGGCAGGTGACAATCAACAGGCCTTTAAGACAGTTTACAACTGGCAATATGTCCATTGTATCGATTTCTGGAGTCAGGTTTTGGCTGGTGCGGCAAGCGTTGAGAACCAGAAGGCGAATGCTGGATTGGAAAGCCCTTTGAAGCCTTTGGTCTATCCCCTTGTTCAGATTGCATTGGGTGCTGTCCG actccttccttcctcgcgATACTTCCCTCTCCGATTCCACATCCTTCACTCTCTCCTCCGTATCATCAGTCGCACCGGCACTTACATTCCCCTCgctcccttccttctcgagATCCTCGATTCTACCGAGTTCAGACGCGCCAACCCCAAGAAAGGTACTATCAAGCCTCTTGACTTCGAGTACATCATCCGTGCCCCTGCGGCTTATCCCAAGACTCGAGTCTTCCAGGAAGGCTTGGGTGAAGAGTTGGTGTTCCTTTTGGGAGAATACCATGCCGCTGTCTCTACACAAGTTGCCTTCCCCGAAATGGTTTTGCCTGTTATCTTGACCATCAAGAAGCACATCAAGAAGGGGTCTGCTGGTTCTCCCAAGGTTGTCTCTTCCCTTAAGGCCCTTGTTGAGAAACTCGAGGCTACCCGAACATTCATTGAGAACAAGCGTCGAAACGTCTCTTTTGCTCCTAGGGATAGGGCAGAGGTCGACAGGTTCTTGGAAGGACAGGGGCCTGAAGTGACTCCCATTGGAAACTGGATGAGATTGCAGAGGAAGATCAGGGAGCAAAAGAGGTCAGAAGTTGAGAAGGCTTTGCGTGAGGAGcaggacgaggacgaggacaGCGAGTAA
- a CDS encoding meiotic recombination protein SPO11, variant 1, whose product MEDENSGHKIDRSGYIEDSGPKRIQEDGNSSDDDDLIWALANDLNSDASTHDIEDRNEEAQEALFEQLIRRTEAMRNSATHTASLQAQSEISDSDDNDFAIDEPYSESLIEDGIQTSDEGRENALKFLQSIVLSFLEQISTSLGTIISHETSQIHRKELKGLKRRRIYATMAEEKQETDGCLETGKIGVTISLKNRKSGFYQAVMLPDSPLQSPNRQSSVMRMACIMRVASILYEAILDRNVITLRDVYYRDKQLFERQRVVDKIVDDLVATAGLKRRDFYVCASAKGLIASSSLVIRYRTGDEIVLSATRANLIDPAEKIDVIEAPNGLDWVLIVEKDAIFQSLCGAGILQNERIGHGVLVTGKGFPDLATRQILRLIADAFPCVKMYALVDADPHGLKILSTYMYGSKANAYSTDYEDLPLRDRVQWLGLRASDWS is encoded by the exons atggaagatgaaaacTCAGGTCATAAAATAGATCGAAGTGGTTACATCGAAGACAGCGGCCCAAAAAGGATTCAGGAAGATGGCAATTctagtgatgatgatgacctCATCTGGGCCTTAGCAAACGATCTTAATAGCGATGCTTCGACTCATGACATCGAAGACCGCAATGAAGAAGCACAAGAAGCTCTATTTGAGCAATTGATACGTCGGACAGAAGCGATGCGTAATTCAGCAACACATACAGCATCATTACAGGCGCAATCCGAAATCAGCGACTCTGACGACAATGACTTTGCGATAGATGAGCCTTATTCTGAAAGTCTGATAGAGGACGGAATCCAAACTTCTGATGAGGGAAG GGAAAATGCTCTAAAATTTCTCCAATCCATAGTATTGTCTTTTCTCGAACAAATTTCGACCTCATTGGGAACAATTATCTCGCATGAAACCTCGCAGATTCACAGAAAAGAGCTAAAAGGGCTCAAAAGACGAAGGATTTACGCCACCATGGCCGAGGAAAAACAAGAGACGGACGGGTGTTTAGAGACAGGAAAAATTGGAGTGACAATATCGCTAAAAAACAGGAAATCTGG CTTCTATCAAGCTGTAATGCTGCCTGATAGCCCTTTGCAAAGTCCCAACCGGCAAAGCTCTGTAATGAGAATGG CCTGCATTATGCGTGTTGCTTCAATTTTGTATGAGGCAATATTGGATAGAAATGTCATTACGTTGAG AGATGTGTATTATCGCGACAAGCAACTGTTTGAGCGCCAGCGGGTTGTAGACAAG ATAGTTGACGACCTGGTGGCCACGGCGGggctgaagaggagggacTTCTACGTC TGCGCTTCGGCAAAGGGTCTTATCGCCTCATCTTCGCTCGTCATTCGTTATCGTACAGGAGACGAAATAGTTCTCTCGGCAACCCGGGCTAACCTCATCGATCCTGCAGAGAAGATTGACGTTATTGAGGCCCCAAATGGGCTTGATTGGGTGCTTATTGTTGAAAAAGAT GCAATTTTTCAGAGTCTTTGCGGTGCTGGCATTCTTCAAAATGAGAGGATTGGCCATGGTGTTCTCGTCACT GGCAAAGGCTTTCCGGACCTTGCCACACGCCAGATATTGCGCCTAATTGCTGATGCCTTTCCATG TGTAAAGATGTACGCTTTGGTTGATGCCGATCCCCATGGACTCAAAATACTCTCAACGTACATGTATGGGTCCAAAGCGAACGCATACTCTACTGATTACGAAGATCTACCCCTGAGGGATAGAGTGCAGTGGCTGGGACTGAGGGCGTCCGACTGGAGCTA A